Proteins encoded in a region of the Streptomyces sp. NBC_01471 genome:
- a CDS encoding ABC transporter permease gives MSMLGWLDRSGDQLAFYVRALIWIPRTLRRYIREVQRLLAEVAFGSGGLGVIGGTIGVMVGMTLFTGTVVGLQGYAALNQIGTAAFTGFISAYFNTREIAPLVAGLALSATVGAGFTAQLGAMRINEEVDALEAMGVRSMPYLVTTRIIAGVVAIIPLYAMGLLSSYVASRLVTVLFKGQSSGTYDHYFNLFLSPDDVLLSVLKVLIFSVLVILAHCYYGFRATGGPAGVGVAVGRSVRNAIVLISVTDFFLSLAIWGATTTVKVAG, from the coding sequence ATGTCCATGCTCGGCTGGCTCGACCGCTCCGGCGACCAACTCGCCTTCTACGTACGGGCGCTCATCTGGATCCCGCGCACCCTGCGCCGCTACATCAGAGAGGTCCAGCGGCTGCTCGCCGAGGTCGCCTTCGGCAGCGGCGGCCTCGGGGTCATCGGCGGCACCATCGGCGTGATGGTCGGCATGACCCTGTTCACGGGGACGGTCGTCGGCCTCCAGGGGTACGCCGCGCTCAACCAGATCGGCACCGCCGCCTTCACCGGGTTCATCTCCGCGTACTTCAACACCCGCGAGATAGCCCCACTGGTCGCCGGACTCGCCCTCTCGGCGACCGTCGGAGCGGGTTTCACCGCCCAGCTCGGCGCGATGCGCATCAACGAGGAGGTGGACGCCCTCGAAGCGATGGGGGTGCGCTCCATGCCGTACCTCGTGACCACCCGGATCATCGCGGGTGTCGTCGCGATCATTCCGCTGTACGCCATGGGGCTGCTCAGCTCGTACGTCGCGTCCCGGCTGGTGACCGTCCTCTTCAAGGGGCAGTCGTCCGGCACCTACGACCACTACTTCAACTTGTTCCTCTCCCCGGACGACGTGCTGCTCTCGGTGCTCAAGGTGCTGATCTTCAGCGTGCTGGTGATCCTCGCCCACTGCTACTACGGCTTCCGCGCCACCGGCGGCCCCGCCGGGGTCGGGGTGGCGGTCGGCCGGTCGGTGCGCAACGCCATCGTGCTCATCAGCGTCACCGACTTCTTCCTCTCCCTCGCCATCTGGGGTGCCACGACGACCGTGAAGGTGGCGGGATGA
- a CDS encoding MlaE family ABC transporter permease has protein sequence MTAPPPVRPSEPSANGAAGRAADYRQPRPPLRVLAPLRETGKLFALGATVTRAVFRRPFQVREFIEQFWFIASVTILPAALVSIPFGAVIALQVGSLTQQLGAQSFTGGASVLAVIQQASPLIVALLIAGAGGSAICADLGSRKIREELDAMEVMGVSPVQRLVVPRVLATMFVAVLLNGLVSVVGTLGGYFFNVILQHGTPGAYLSSFSALAQLPDLYISEVKALIFGFLAGIVAAYRGLNPRGGPKGVGDAVNQSVVITFMLLFFVNMVLTAVYLQIVPAKGS, from the coding sequence ATGACCGCACCCCCGCCGGTCCGCCCCTCCGAGCCGTCCGCGAACGGCGCCGCCGGCCGGGCCGCCGACTACCGGCAGCCCCGCCCGCCGCTGCGGGTGCTCGCGCCACTGCGCGAGACCGGGAAGCTCTTCGCGCTCGGGGCCACCGTCACCCGGGCCGTCTTCCGAAGACCCTTCCAGGTAAGGGAGTTCATCGAGCAGTTCTGGTTCATCGCGAGTGTCACCATCCTGCCGGCCGCCCTGGTCTCGATCCCCTTCGGCGCGGTCATCGCCCTCCAGGTCGGTTCGCTCACCCAGCAGCTCGGGGCCCAGTCCTTCACCGGCGGCGCGAGCGTGCTCGCCGTCATCCAGCAGGCCAGCCCGCTGATCGTCGCGCTGCTGATCGCGGGCGCCGGCGGCTCGGCGATCTGCGCCGACCTCGGCTCGCGGAAGATCCGCGAGGAGCTGGACGCGATGGAGGTCATGGGCGTCTCGCCCGTCCAGCGCCTGGTCGTCCCGCGGGTGCTCGCCACCATGTTCGTCGCGGTCCTGCTGAACGGACTGGTCTCGGTCGTCGGCACACTCGGCGGATATTTCTTCAACGTGATCCTCCAGCACGGCACCCCGGGCGCCTACCTCTCCAGTTTCTCCGCGCTCGCCCAGCTGCCCGACCTCTACATCAGCGAGGTCAAAGCGCTGATCTTCGGGTTCCTCGCCGGAATCGTCGCCGCCTACCGCGGACTGAACCCGAGGGGCGGACCCAAGGGCGTCGGCGACGCGGTCAACCAGTCCGTCGTCATCACGTTCATGCTGCTGTTCTTCGTGAACATGGTCCTCACGGCGGTCTATCTCCAGATCGTCCCCGCGAAGGGGAGCTGA
- a CDS encoding ABC transporter ATP-binding protein, with protein MGIEVVVEGLTKSFGKQRIWQDVTLTLPAGEVSVMLGPSGTGKTVFLKSLIGLLKPERGSVLINGVDMVNSPERDIYETRKLFGLMFQDGALFGSMTLFDNVAFPLREHTRKKETEIRRIVMERMDMVGLLGAEEKLPGEISGGMRKRAGLARALVLDPQIILIDEPDSGLDPVRTSYISQLLIDLNAQFDATMLIVTHNLDIAATVPDNMGMLFLRNLVTFGPRELLLTSEEPVVAQFLSGRREGPIGMSEEKDAATLAAEQRSAAGSRPQPPRPIVPQLEPSAGLPERQAVLRRRERVLGMMAELPEAARTAILKSYVATGSGGGRP; from the coding sequence ATGGGAATCGAAGTAGTTGTTGAAGGGCTCACGAAGTCTTTCGGCAAGCAGAGAATCTGGCAGGACGTGACACTCACGCTCCCGGCCGGTGAAGTCAGTGTGATGCTCGGCCCTTCCGGCACCGGAAAGACCGTGTTCCTCAAGTCTCTGATCGGGCTGCTGAAACCCGAGCGGGGCAGCGTGCTCATCAACGGCGTCGACATGGTGAACAGCCCCGAGCGCGACATCTACGAGACCCGCAAACTCTTCGGCCTGATGTTCCAGGACGGTGCACTCTTCGGATCGATGACGCTCTTCGACAACGTGGCTTTTCCGCTCCGCGAGCACACCAGGAAGAAGGAGACCGAGATCCGCCGCATCGTCATGGAGCGGATGGACATGGTGGGCCTCCTGGGCGCGGAGGAGAAGCTGCCCGGTGAGATATCCGGCGGAATGCGCAAGCGGGCCGGTCTCGCGCGCGCCCTCGTACTCGACCCCCAGATCATCCTCATCGACGAACCCGACTCCGGACTCGACCCGGTCCGTACGTCGTACATCTCCCAGCTGCTCATCGACCTGAACGCGCAGTTCGACGCGACGATGCTGATCGTCACCCACAACCTCGACATCGCGGCCACCGTGCCCGACAACATGGGCATGCTCTTCCTGCGCAACCTGGTCACCTTCGGGCCCCGTGAACTGCTCCTGACCAGCGAGGAGCCGGTGGTCGCGCAGTTCCTGAGCGGCCGGCGCGAAGGGCCGATCGGGATGTCCGAGGAGAAGGACGCGGCGACCCTCGCGGCCGAGCAGCGCAGCGCGGCAGGCTCGCGCCCGCAGCCGCCCCGGCCCATCGTCCCGCAGCTCGAACCCTCCGCAGGGCTGCCCGAGCGCCAGGCGGTGCTGCGGCGCAGGGAACGGGTGCTCGGCATGATGGCGGAGCTGCCCGAAGCGGCACGCACCGCCATCCTGAAGAGTTACGTGGCGACGGGCTCCGGCGGTGGCCGCCCATGA